GATGAAGTGGCGCAGCGGATGAATCGCAGCCGTCCGGCGGTGCAGATGCTCTGGATGCGAGCCGTGCAGAAACTGGAAGAGACGCTGCACGAGGCCGACCAGTCATGAGTGATCTGCTAGACCCGTTGCCTGATGACGATCAGGCACTCTTCGATTGGTTGAACGCTCAGGCCGAAGGGACTGATGTCGAAAACCTGCCTGCAGAGTTACTCGATCGCTGCGTCCGTCTGGCGGAACTGAAGCACTGCCTGCAACTACTCAACTCGCTCGCGCCAGCTCCTCCTCAACCCGCCGAATCCCCTTCCTCATTCAGCGGACAACTCCCGCGTGCGTTTGGACCTTATGACCTGGAGCGGGAGCTGGGCCGCGGCGGGATGGGCGTTGTGTATCTGGCCCGACACCGAACATTGCGATCACAGGTGGCGCTCAAAGTCATTCGCACCAGCGAATTCGCTTCACCTGAAGAGGTACGGCGGTTCTACCAGGAAGGTCGGGCGGCCTCGCGGCTGCGGCATCCACATGTCGTCAGCGTCCATGACGCCGGCGATATCGAGGGCACTCCTTATCTGGTCATGCAGTATGTCGAAGGGGAATCCCTTGCCGAACGCATGCGGCGGCAACGCCCCGGCATCGATGAAACCGTACGGCTGCTGATTCCCATCGCCCGAGCGGTCGATTATCTGCATGGCCAGGAAATCGTGCATCGCGATCTCAAGCCCGGCAACATTCTGCTGAACCGCGACCACACGCCGTTCGTCACCGACTTTGGACTCGTCAAAATGTTCGAACTCGATGGGGAGCGCACCGTCAGCGGAGCACTCATCGGCACGCCCGCCTACATGTCGCCGGAACAAGCCTGGGGCAAACCGGACAGCATCGGCGCTTCAAGCGACGTGTATAGCCTGGGAGCGATTCTCTATGAAATGCTGACGGGCCAGCCGCCGTTCCCGGAGGCCAATCCGCTCGACCAGATTCTCCGCTTGCGCGATGCTGAGCCGCGCCCACCCCGTGCAATCAAGCCGACAGTGCCGATGGAACTCCAGCAGATCTGCCTGCGGTGTCTGGAGAAAAAGCCCCGCGACCGTTACGCCTCCTCCGCTCAGGTGGCGGATGATCTGGAACGCTATCGTCGCGGCGAACCGATTGCCCTGCGGCCGATTGGATACTGGAACGGCTTCCGCCGCTGGGTCCGCCGCGAGTCGCCGCTCGCTTCGCATCTGGCCGGCTTTGCCACGATGGCATTCATCGTGCAGATCGCCGACCTGTTTGCTGCACGTCAACGAGCGCCGTATCTCCCCGTGATGACCGTACTGCTGGTCTGGACGATTCTGGCCGTCATTCTGCAGAAGCTGCTGCTCCGCGGAGCGGAATGGGTGAAGCTCGTCTGGGTCGCGATTGACGCAGTGTTGTTCACCGTTGCGGTGGCCTATGCGGAAGGGCCGGTCGAATCGCTCATCGTCGGCTACTCACTGCTGATCGCCGCGAGTTCCATGTGGTACGAAGAATACCTGGTCGTCCTGATGACGGTCGTCTCACTGGGGGCATACATCGCGCTGCTCTCACTCCGCGGCGCGCCGCAGCCGGTGCATTATCCATTCATCGTGGGCGGGATCCTGCTGGTCGTCGGAGGAGTCGTGACGGCCCTCGTCCGCCGCATCCGACAACTGCTTCAGTTTCAGGCAGAGAGCTGAAGGGCGAAGCCCCGCTACTCCGCATCGCGCCCTTTTTGCGAGGTCTTTCGCGGAGTCGGTAGTTCTTTTTCCCAGCTTTCGAACTCTGCCATCAGCGTCTGGCGGATCGCAGGATACGCGTCGCTCACGTCTTCCATTTCGTGCGGATCTTTTCCGATGTGGAACAGCGCCGGCTCCTTCTGATCTTTCGTTTTTGTGAGCTTGAAGTCCCCTTGCCGCACGGCGTATTGACCGCGATCGAGGACTCGCCAGCGAAGGAAGTCGTGCGGTTCCCCCTGGTCCTGCCCTGTGAGAAAAGGAAAGACGTTGACGCTGTCGATCGGGCGGTCGTCCGGGATCTTGCCGCCAGCGAGCGCTGCCGCCGTGGCGAAGATGTCGCCTGACCAGATCGCCTTTTCGTACACGGTTCCGGCAGGCAGTTCGCCTGGCCAACTGAGCACGAAGGGAATGCGCGTGCCGCCATCATAGACAGAGCCCTTCCCCTCCCGCAGTGGATCGTTGTTCGCGCCCAGATACCGGTTCGCTCCCAGTGCGCCGCCGTTGTCGCTGAGAAAGATCACCAGCGTCTTTTCTTTGAGCTTCTGCTCTTCGATTGTCTGCAGGATCTGGCCGACGCCGTCATCGAGTGCGGCGACCATCGCACAGTACGTCAGCCGCATCTGGTCACGCGGGCCATTGCGATCACAAGCATAGTTTTCGGGAATGGCTCCGCCGTTGGCCGCTTTAATGGCGTCGAGCGCCGGCTGAAAAGCGGGTTGATGTTTGACGGCCCGCTCCAGATATCTCGGAGGCGCCTGCATCGGGCTGTGTGGAGCGTTGTAGGCCACATACAGGAAGAACGGCTCGTCCCGATGCCGCTTCACATAGTCGACCGCCCCTGCGGTGAGCACTTCGGTGATGTACCCTTTAAAGGTGACCGGCTGACCTTGTCGCTCAAGTGGGCCGCGGTTTCCGACCGGCCGATCGACTGCTTCATAGTGGTCGTGCCCGCCGCCCAGGAAGCCGAAGAACTCATCGAATCCGCGCGCCTCAGGCCGCAGTTCATCCGTGGCGCCCAAGTGCCATTTTCCGATGGCGCCCGTCGCGTAGCCCGCCTGTTTCAAAACGCGAGGCAACATGATCTCTGTCGCCGGGGGACCGATATTGGCATCGACGTCGTTCACTTCATAGCCGAACCGGCTTTGACTGCGCCCGGTCAACATCCCCGCTCTGGAGGGGGAGCACATGACGGACGTGACATACCCGTTCGTCAGCCGCACTCCGCTCGCGGCGAGCCGGTCGAGATTGGGCGTTGCCAGGTCTGCAGAAGCCGGCAATTGCTGAAAACCAACG
This genomic interval from Planctomicrobium piriforme contains the following:
- a CDS encoding serine/threonine-protein kinase, with the protein product MSDLLDPLPDDDQALFDWLNAQAEGTDVENLPAELLDRCVRLAELKHCLQLLNSLAPAPPQPAESPSSFSGQLPRAFGPYDLERELGRGGMGVVYLARHRTLRSQVALKVIRTSEFASPEEVRRFYQEGRAASRLRHPHVVSVHDAGDIEGTPYLVMQYVEGESLAERMRRQRPGIDETVRLLIPIARAVDYLHGQEIVHRDLKPGNILLNRDHTPFVTDFGLVKMFELDGERTVSGALIGTPAYMSPEQAWGKPDSIGASSDVYSLGAILYEMLTGQPPFPEANPLDQILRLRDAEPRPPRAIKPTVPMELQQICLRCLEKKPRDRYASSAQVADDLERYRRGEPIALRPIGYWNGFRRWVRRESPLASHLAGFATMAFIVQIADLFAARQRAPYLPVMTVLLVWTILAVILQKLLLRGAEWVKLVWVAIDAVLFTVAVAYAEGPVESLIVGYSLLIAASSMWYEEYLVVLMTVVSLGAYIALLSLRGAPQPVHYPFIVGGILLVVGGVVTALVRRIRQLLQFQAES
- a CDS encoding sulfatase family protein, which encodes MNGKMLLKGVMAVACFSAQQLWSAEPARPNIVLIMSDDQGYGDVGFQQLPASADLATPNLDRLAASGVRLTNGYVTSVMCSPSRAGMLTGRSQSRFGYEVNDVDANIGPPATEIMLPRVLKQAGYATGAIGKWHLGATDELRPEARGFDEFFGFLGGGHDHYEAVDRPVGNRGPLERQGQPVTFKGYITEVLTAGAVDYVKRHRDEPFFLYVAYNAPHSPMQAPPRYLERAVKHQPAFQPALDAIKAANGGAIPENYACDRNGPRDQMRLTYCAMVAALDDGVGQILQTIEEQKLKEKTLVIFLSDNGGALGANRYLGANNDPLREGKGSVYDGGTRIPFVLSWPGELPAGTVYEKAIWSGDIFATAAALAGGKIPDDRPIDSVNVFPFLTGQDQGEPHDFLRWRVLDRGQYAVRQGDFKLTKTKDQKEPALFHIGKDPHEMEDVSDAYPAIRQTLMAEFESWEKELPTPRKTSQKGRDAE